A window from Hemicordylus capensis ecotype Gifberg chromosome 2, rHemCap1.1.pri, whole genome shotgun sequence encodes these proteins:
- the NME1 gene encoding nucleoside diphosphate kinase A isoform X1, whose translation MTMASIGERTFIAIKPDGVQRGLVGEIIKRFEQKGFKLVAMKFMHASEDLLREHYIDLKDRPFYAGLVKYMHSGPVVAMVWEGLNVVKTGRVMLGETNPADSKPGTIRGDFCVQVGRNIIHGSDSVENAETEINLWFTPEELVDYTSCEEPWI comes from the exons AT GACGATGGCTTCTATTGGTGAAAGAACCTTCATTGCCATCAAGCCTGATGGAGTACAGCGGGGCTTGGTGGGAGAAATTATCAAACGATTTGAACAGAAGGGATTCAAACTGGTGGCCATGAAATTCATGCAT GCTTCTGAAGATCTTTTGAGAGAACACTACATTGACCTGAAAGACAGGCCATTCTATGCTGGTTTGGTTAAATATATGCACTCGGGACCTGTTGTAGCTATG GTATGGGAAGGCCTTAATGTAGTTAAGACTGGTAGAGTGATGCTGGGAGAAACTAATCCTGCAGATTCCAAGCCTGGCACAATTCGTGGAGACTTCTGTGTGCAAGTTGGCAG GAATATCATTCATGGCAGTGATTCTGTAGAAAATGCTGAGACTGAAATTAACCTATGGTTCACTCCTGAAGAATTGGTTGACTACACAAGCTGTGAGGAGCCATGGATCTGA
- the NME1 gene encoding nucleoside diphosphate kinase A isoform X2, with protein sequence MASIGERTFIAIKPDGVQRGLVGEIIKRFEQKGFKLVAMKFMHASEDLLREHYIDLKDRPFYAGLVKYMHSGPVVAMVWEGLNVVKTGRVMLGETNPADSKPGTIRGDFCVQVGRNIIHGSDSVENAETEINLWFTPEELVDYTSCEEPWI encoded by the exons ATGGCTTCTATTGGTGAAAGAACCTTCATTGCCATCAAGCCTGATGGAGTACAGCGGGGCTTGGTGGGAGAAATTATCAAACGATTTGAACAGAAGGGATTCAAACTGGTGGCCATGAAATTCATGCAT GCTTCTGAAGATCTTTTGAGAGAACACTACATTGACCTGAAAGACAGGCCATTCTATGCTGGTTTGGTTAAATATATGCACTCGGGACCTGTTGTAGCTATG GTATGGGAAGGCCTTAATGTAGTTAAGACTGGTAGAGTGATGCTGGGAGAAACTAATCCTGCAGATTCCAAGCCTGGCACAATTCGTGGAGACTTCTGTGTGCAAGTTGGCAG GAATATCATTCATGGCAGTGATTCTGTAGAAAATGCTGAGACTGAAATTAACCTATGGTTCACTCCTGAAGAATTGGTTGACTACACAAGCTGTGAGGAGCCATGGATCTGA
- the LOC128342890 gene encoding nucleoside diphosphate kinase, which yields MASNTERTFIAVKPDGVQRGLVGEIIKRFEQKGFRLVAMKFMHASEDLLKQHYNDLKDRPFFPGLVKYMNSGPVVAMVWEGLNVVKTGRVMLGETNPADSKPGTIRGDFCIQVGRNIIHGSDSVESAQKEINLWFKPTELVNFKSCAHDWIYE from the exons ATGGCTTCCAACACAGAGCGCACTTTCATTGCTGTCAAGCCTGATGGAGTCCAGCGGGGTTTAGTAGGTGAAATCATCAAACGATTTGAACAGAAGGGATTCAGACTGGTGGCTATGAAATTTATGCAT GCTTCTGAAGATCTTCTGAAGCAACATTACAATGATCTGAAAGACAGGCCATTCTTCCCAGGTTTGGTTAAATATATGAATTCTGGGCCTGTAGTAGCTATG gtttgggaaggactcaatgttgTGAAGACAGGCAGAGTAATGTTGGGGGAAACTAACCCAGCAGATTCTAAGCCTGGCACTATTCGTGGTGACTTCTGCATTCAAGTGGGCAG GAACATCATTCATGGTAGTGATTCTGTGGAGAGTGCTCAGAAAGAGATCAACCTGTGGTTCAAGCCTACAGAACTCGTGAACTTCAAATCTTGTGCTCATGACTGGATTTATGAATAA